The Panicum hallii strain FIL2 chromosome 9, PHallii_v3.1, whole genome shotgun sequence genome has a window encoding:
- the LOC112878173 gene encoding ABC transporter C family member 3-like, producing the protein MINDGCMVPSKATQHGVPSRAGSAVRPVYISCDLESPKGIGIILWKYPPVQAHCSRCSFKCRLVFSLDWVHRCRLTEAGRRCFAPKVARASDPSSFDRHGRVAAATTTDAPPPWWLYKPSPIRACASMGPALQTPMPSSTAAAAMAATPAGEQSLVFALQPLFLHGISAAAHLVLALAVAGRFLFRRLTLSGGRAKDGGVGEDAGRGTGGFRCYGVAVCTTWALAAFEALVAAYSWYADAAAASWSHDAVAEQVDAAARAAAWLLLAAYVQFDFGRQRHQERFPAPLRLWWALFMLLSVVGVGVHAAACLDGFPVSGRSWALDAVSVIAAVVLLAAGFLGRRDGRGHASEEPLLIGAHEAAGERSGSAADTSLLTGSGFLSVLTFSWMAPLLAVGHTRTLVLDDVPGLEPGDSVAGLLPQFKANLEALTGDGGSSGRKVVTAFKLTKALLRTVWGHVGVTVFYALVYNVATYVGPYLIDSLVQYLNGDERYASQGQLLVLAFIVAKVFECLSQGHWNFRIQQAGIRARSALVAVVYQKSLALSSHSRRSRTNGEMINIISVDADRVGIFAWYMHDLWLVPLQVGMAMFILYSTLGLASLAALGATVVIMLANVPPGKMQEKFQEKLMDSKDVRMKATSEILHNMRILKLQGWEMRFLSKIIELRKTETNWLKKYLYTSATVTFVFWGTPTFVAVVTFGACMLMGIPLESGKVLSALATFRVLQEPIYVLPDTISMVIQTKVSLDRIASFLCLEELPSDAVQRMPSGSSDFAINISDGCFSWEASPEVPTLKDLNFKVRPGMRVAVCGTVGSGKSSLISCILGEIPKLAGEVQICGTTAYVSQSAWIQSGKIQENILFGMEMNKEKYDRALESCSLNKDLEILPFGDQTIIGERGINLSGGQKQRIQIARALYQDTDIYLFDDPFSAVDAHTGSHLFKECLLGDLASKTVVYVTHQIEFLPSADLILVMKDGRIAQAGKYDEILGSGEEFMELVGAHKDALTTLDAINAMNRGNMSSSCSGTAKLKLSRSLSSCEKKHKANEDEGNAQSGQLVQEEEREKGRVGFWVYWNYLILAYRGALVPFVLLAQILFQTLQIASNYWMASAAPVSKDVEPAVSMSMLLYVYVALALGSSLCILVRSLFLATVAYKTATSLFNKMHMSIFRAPMSFFDSTPSGRILNRASTDQSEVDTNIAGQMGSVAFSIIQLVGIVAVMSQVAWQVFAVFIPVFAVCVWYQRYYIDTARELQRLVGVCKAPIIQHFAESITGSTTIRSFGKENQFVATNSHLMDAYSQPKFYNSGAREWLCFRLDVLSSLIFAFSLIFLINLPTGLIDPGIAGLAITYGLNLNMLQALVVWGLCTLENKIISVERILQYISIPAEPPLFMSGDKLDHNWPSNGEIQLYNLHVKYAPQLPFVLKGLTVTFPGGMKTGIVGRTGSGKSTLIQALFRIVDPTIGQILIDGVDICTIGLHDLRSRLSIIPQEPTMFEGTVRSNLDPLGEYTDNQIWEALNCCQLGDEVRKKELKLDSPVIENGENWSVGQRQLVCLGRVILKRSKVLVLDEATASVDTATDNLIQKTVRQQFLETTVITIAHRITSVLDSDMVLLLDDGVAVERDTPTKLLEDRSSLFSKLVSEYTMRSMQT; encoded by the exons ATGATCAATGATGGATGCATGGTGCCAAGCAAAGCTACTCAGCATGGCGTGCCAAGCAGGGCAGGTTCTGCGGTGCGACCAGTTTACATCAGCTGTGACCT GGAATCCCCAAAAGGTATTGGGATTATACTTTGGAAGTATCCACCGGTGCAGGCTCACTGCAGCCGGTGCAGTTTCAAGTGCAGATTAGTATTTTCTTTGGATTGGGTGCACCGGTGCAGGCTCACTGAAGCCGGCCGGCGGTGCTTCGCACCCAAGGTGGCCAGGGCCAGTGACCCGTCATCCTTTGACCGCCAtggccgcgtcgccgccgccacgaCGACtgatgcgccgccgccgtggtggCTATATAAGCCGTCGCCTATCCGGGCCTGCGCCTCAATGGGCCCCGCGTTGCAGACGCCCATGCCCTCCTCGACCGCCGCGGCCGCGATGGCGGCAACGCCGGCCGGTGAGCAATCCCTCGTTTTCGCCCTGCAACCGCTGTTTCTTCACGGCATTAGCGCCGCGGCGCACCTCGTCCTCGCGCTCGCCGTCGCGGGGcgcttcctcttccgccgcCTCACCCTCTCCGGCGGCCGCGCCAAGGACGGGGGCGTGGGGGAAGACGCCGGCCGCGGCACAGGCGGGTTCCGGTGCTACGGGGTCGCAGTCTGCACCACGTGGGCTCTGGCAGCGTTCGAGGCCCTCGTCGCCGCGTACTCGTGGTACGCGGACGCTGCCGCCGCCAGCTGGTCGCACGACGCGGTCGCGGAACAGGTGGACgcagcggcgcgcgcggcggcgtggcTGCTGCTCGCGGCGTATGTGCAGTTCGACTTCGGGCGGCAGCGGCACCAGGAGCGGTTCCCAGCGCCGCTCAGGCTCTGGTGGGCGCTGTTCATGCTCCTCTCcgtcgtcggcgtcggcgtccaCGCGGCGGCGTGCCTCGACGGGTTCCCCGTGTCCGGTCGGTCGTGGGCGCTCGACGCCGTCTCTGTTATTGCAGCAGTGGTTCTACTCGCAGCCGGGTTCCTCGGAAGGAGGGATGGACGCGGCCATGCTTCCGAGGAGCCTCTGCTGATCGGCGCGCACGAGGCGGCCGGTGAGAGAAGCGGCAGCGCCGCCGACACGTCCTTGCTCACCGGCTCCGGCTTTCTTAGCGTGCTCACCTTCTCGTGGATGGCTCCCCTGCTCGCCGTCGGCCACACGAGGACCCTCGTCCTGGACGACGTCCCGGGGCTCGAACCCGGCGACAGCGTCGCTGGCCTGCTCCCGCAGTTCAAGGCCAACCTCGAGGCGCTCaccggcgacggcggcagctcCGGCCGGAAGGTCGTCACGGCGTTCAAGCTCACCAAAGCCCTGTTGCGCACCGTGTGGGGGCACGTCGGGGTGACCGTGTTCTACGCGCTGGTCTACAACGTCGCCACCTACGTCGGCCCGTACCTCATAGACTCCCTGGTGCAGTACCTCAACGGCGACGAGAGGTACGCGAGCCAGGGGCAGCTCCTTGTCCTCGCCTTCATCGTCGCCAAGGTGTTCGAGTGCCTGTCGCAGGGGCACTGGAATTTCCGCATTCAGCAGGCCGGGATACGCGCGCGGTCGGCGCTTGTCGCCGTCGTGTACCAGAAGAGCCTCGCGCTTTCCAGCCACTCGAGGCGGAGCCGCACGAACGGGGAGATGATTAACATCATCAGCGTCGACGCCGACCGCGTCGGCATCTTCGCATGGTACATGCACGACCTCTGGCTGGTACCGCTGCAAGTGGGCATGGCAATGTTCATCCTGTACTCCACCCTCGGGCTCGCCTCTCTTGCGGCGCTCGGCGCCACCGTGGTCATCATGCTTGCCAATGTGCCCCCGGGAAAAATGCAGGAGAAGTTCCAGGAGAAGCTGATGGACAGCAAGGACGTCAGGATGAAGGCGACGTCAGAGATCCTGCACAACATGAGGATCTTGAAGCTGCAGGGGTGGGAGATGAGATTCTTGTCCAAGATCatcgagctgaggaagacggaGACGAATTGGCTAAAGAAATACCTCTACACATCGGCCACGGTGACCTTCGTGTTCTGGGGGACTCCGACCTTCGTTGCTGTGGTGACCTTCGGAGCTTGCATGCTCATGGGGATCCCATTGGAGTCAGGGAAGGTGCTGTCTGCATTGGCCACATTCCGGGTGCTGCAGGAACCGATATATGTCCTTCCTGACACTATCTCAATGGTGATTCAGACCAAGGTGTCCCTTGACAGGATAGCATCATTCCTATGCCTCGAGGAGCTGCCGAGTGATGCTGTACAGAGGATGCCAAGTGGTAGCTCTGactttgcaatcaacatcagcGATGGGTGCTTCTCTTGGGAAGCCTCACCTGAAGTCCCAACGCTGAAGGACCTGAACTTCAAAGTTAGGCCAGGTATGCGTGTTGCAGTCTGTGGAACAGTTGGCTCCGGCAAATCTAGCTTGATATCCTGTATTCTTGGTGAGATTCCAAAGTTAGCAGGAGAGGTTCAGATATGTGGGACGACAGCATATGTCAGCCAGTCGGCATGGATACAGAGCGGAAAAATTCAGGAGAATATACTGTTTGGCATGGAGATGAACAAAGAGAAGTATGACAGAGCCCTTGAGTCATGCTCCCTGAACAAAGACTTGGAGATCTTGCCATTTGGTGACCAGACGATCATTGGCGAGCGAGGCATCAACCTTAGTGGCGGACAGAAGCAAAGGATTCAGATAGCCCGCGCTTTGTACCAGGATACTGATATCTATTTGTTTGATGATCCATTCAGTGCAGTTGATGCGCATACAGGATCCCACCTTTTTAAG GAATGCTTGCTTGGGGATTTGGCTTCAAAAACAGTGGTTTATGTCACACATCAGATTGAATTCCTACCTTCTGCTGATCTCATTCTT GTCATGAAAGATGGGAGAATAGCACAAGCAGGGAAATACGACGAGATACTGGGTTCAGGGGAAGAGTTCATGGAGCTAGTTGGTGCTCACAAGGATGCTCTAACAACATTGGATGCGATTAATGCCATGAATAGAGGCAATATGTCCTCCTCTTGCAGTGGGACAGCAAAGTTGAAGCTATCCAGATCACTGTCATCATGTGAGAAGAAACATAAAGCTAACGAAGATGAAGGCAATGCTCAGAGTGGGCAACtggtgcaagaagaggaaagggaGAAAGGCAGGGTGGGGTTCTGGGTCTACTGGAATTACCTCATCCTAGCTTATAGGGGAGCTCTTGTACCGTTTGTGTTGCTGGCGCAGATACTTTTTCAAACACTTCAAATTGCAAGTAATTACTGGATGGCTTCGGCAGCTCCCGTGTCGAAGGACGTCGAGCCTGCAGTGAGCATGTCAATGCTGCTCTATGTCTATGTCGCGTTGGCTCTTGGGAGTTCATTATGCATCCTTGTTAGATCGCTGTTCCTTGCAACAGTTGCATATAAGACAGCGACTTCGTTATTCAACAAGATGCATATGTCCATATTCAGAGCTCCTATGTCTTTCTTCGATTCCACTCCGAGTGGGCGCATTTTGAACAGG gcttcaactgatcaaagcgAAGTGGACACCAACATTGCTGGCCAGATGGGCTCGGTGGCATTTTCCATCATTCAGCTTGTTGGAATTGTAGCGGTGATGTCTCAGGTTGCATGGCAGGTCTTTGCTGTTTTCATTCCTGTATTTGCTGTCTGTGTCTGGTATCAG AGATACTACATAGATACAGCCAGGGAGCTGCAAAGGCTAGTAGGAGTTTGCAAAGCTCCTATCATACAGCATTTTGCGGAATCAATAACAGGATCAACTACCATTAGAAGTTTCGGCAAGGAAAATCAGTTTGTAGCAACTAATAGCCACCTAATGGATGCTTACTCTCAACCGAAATTCTACAACAGTGGGGCAAGGGAGTGGCTTTGCTTCCGATTGGATGTGTTGTCATCTCTTATATTTGCCTTCTCTTTGATATTTTTGATCAATCTGCCAACAGGTCTCATCGATCCAG GTATCGCTGGTCTTGCTATCACATATGGACTTAATCTGAACATGCTGCAAGCCTTGGTTGTTTGGGGTTTGTGCACTTTGGAGAACAAGATTATATCAGTAGAGAGAATTCTGCAATATATAAGCATTCCTGCAGAGCCCCCGCTTTTCATGTCAGGAGATAAGTTGGATCATAACTGGCCATCTAATGGAGAAATTCAGCTCTACAATCTCCAT GTGAAATATGCCCCACAACTTCCATTTGTTCTGAAGGGCCTTACAGTCACTTTTCCTGGGGGCATGAAGACCGGGATTGTTGGAAGAACAGGAAGTGGCAAATCAACCCTCATTCAGGCCCTTTTCCGAATTGTGGACCCTACTATTGGTCAGATACTAATAGATGGCGTCGATATTTGCACCATTGGATTGCATGATCTGAGATCCAGACTGAGCATCATTCCACAAGAGCCAACGATGTTTGAGGGAACTGTTAGAAGTAACCTTGATCCTCTTGGGGAGTACACTGATAATCAAATCTGGGAG GCCTTGAATTGTTGTCAGCTAGGGGACGAAGTTAGGAAGAAGGAGCTGAAGCTTGATTCACCAG TGATAGAGAACGGTGAGAACTGGAGCGTAGGCCAGCGTCAGCTTGTCTGTCTTGGTAGGGTAATTCTGAAACGGAGTAAGGTCCTTGTTCTGGACGAAGCCACTGCTTCAGTGGATACTGCAACCGACAATTTGATCCAGAAAACGGTGAGGCAGCAGTTTTTGGAGACAACAGTCATCACGATCGCGCACAGAATTACTTCGGTTCTTGACAGCGACATGGTGCTGCTTCTTGACGATG GTGTAGCTGTTGAGCGCGACACGCCCACCAAATTGCTGGAGGACAGGTCGTCTTTGTTCTCAAAGCTCGTTTCAGAATATACGATGAGGTCCATGCAAACATAG
- the LOC112878174 gene encoding uncharacterized protein LOC112878174 — translation MSRLAAAALRRGVAASRDPSSSSRLAASAPGSARLFSADASGEAAAAGADSQNDPFLKASSEGLAYGRFYSTAGVGNRLEKNMLKTDIIHHLDRCGLSLDDVKMDYNRGFTPLSALLRFPSKAAFTTATRQTSQNRLYKMEAISRDVWDLKQSFDGKAVLLQGVPRYALPEDIERFLCGTNFEPSFENFLRPGVPEPIRMVLVKFRTKTDAMNAFITKNRSFCLNNQVSMRLLQ, via the exons ATGTCGAggctcgcggccgccgccctccgccgcggcgTTGCCGCATCAAGGgatccctcctcctcctctcgccTGGCCGCTTCCGCGCCGGGGTCCGCTCGGCTCTTCTCAGCGGATGCATCCGGCGAagccgcggccgcgggcgcgGACTCGCAGAACGACCCTTTCCTCAAGGCATCCAGCGAAG GATTGGCCTATGGAAGGTTCTACAGTACCGCTGGCGTGGGAAACCGTCTTGAAAAGAACATGTTGAAAACAGACATTATCCATCACCTTGACAGATGTGGATTGTCATTGGATGATGTGAAGATGGATTACAACAGGGGATTTACTCCGTTGAGCGC TTTGTTGAGGTTTCCTTCAAAGGCAGCGTTTACCACAGCAACTAGGCAAACAAGTCAGAATCGTCTATACAAGATGGAAGCG ATAAGTCGTGATGTGTGGGATCTCAAACAATCTTTCGATGGAAAAGCA GTACTATTGCAAGGAGTTCCACGATATGCCCTGCCAGAGGACATAGAACGCTTTCTGTGTGGCACTAACTTTGAACCTTCATTTGAAAACTTTCTCAG ACCTGGTGTCCCAGAGCCCATAAGAATGGTGCTGGTTAAATTTCGTACAAAGACCGATGCGATGAATGCCTTCATTACCAAAAACAGGAGTTTCTGTCTGAACAATCAAGTTAGCATGCGTCTTCTTCAGTAA
- the LOC112875710 gene encoding protein disulfide isomerase-like 5-1: MENNLQQARLHPHDKAAYQSGHDGRPNKYQVIHRLESRTANLPLRYPLSSPSLSSPSVRVMDPAAPRRGRLQIYLLVVALTVLVALAARSGAEVITLTEETFSDKIKEKDTVWFVQFCVPWCKHCKNLGTLWEDLGKVIEGEDEIEIGQVDCGVSKPVCSKVDIHSYPTFKVFYEGEEVAKYKGPRDVESLKNFVLNEAEKAGEAKLQAD; encoded by the exons ATGGAGAACAATCTCCAGCAAGCTCGGCTGCACCCGCACGATAAGGCCGCATATCAATCGGGCCATGACGGACGGCCCAACAAGTACCAAGTCATCCATCGACTTGAGTCTCGCACCGCAAACCTTCCTCTCCGTTACCCTCTCTCCTCTCCGTCGCTGTCGTCGCCGTCCGTGCGAGTCATGGATCCAGCCGCTCCCCGCCGCGGGCGCCTACAGATCTACCTCCTGGTGGTGGCCCTCACCGTACTCGTGGCCCTCGCCGCGCGGTCCGGCGCCGAGGTCATCACCCTCACCGAGGAGACCTTCTCCGACAAG ATCAAGGAGAAGGACACGGTATGGTTTGTGCAATTTTGCGTCCCCTGGTGTAAACACTG CAAGAACCTTGGAACACTTTGGGAGGACCTGGGAAAGGTTATAGAAGGTGAGGATGAAATTGAGATAGGGCAAGTCGACTGTGGTGTCAGCAAACCAGTATGCTCCAAGGTGGATATCCATTCCTACCCAACATTCAAGGTGTTTTATGAAGGCGAAGAAGTAGCAAAATATAAAG GACCTAGGGATGTGGAATCACTGAAGAACTTTGTATTGAATGAAGCTGAGAAAGCGGGTGAGGCAAAGCTACAAGCTGATTAA
- the LOC112875708 gene encoding uncharacterized protein LOC112875708: MSLAKKEEVCSHRLVPRLGEPAVGVPIKKRPVLLSDRSVASSMPLSIKPPSPAELPVSASVAACSNESFFNKSDTNAITKGKGITDTQIQDHANRSFTTLLMTSGHRGLFNASSETPSAESATRCFPLINESVDESQRQKFLALDLQLPSHQNGKDSNYGSIVKEEKADQGLSGLSSAELHNSVHVASEINASSNSNSSDGRLPNLDLNVPLDPADSLEGLPTMHESGSGLYHHSTIQRQKAQVTSAAPISTISSGLGQNIGSTLNMSNSYGLSRKSGPADVTLDLQLKPPARPELGINWKGLVPAPELSLSLFGKPMDEPKSLHVPNALFDSETAGGSKKGSQGTAATPGSDKVLLERTMTLGPCNANPQDSTSATVSGIDQMASNNLVKKEPEETSQQHILKGAENAHLLERQSVGPVSNCAESEKTDSLPQIPSKTGFDLNSHIFPNNSIHDGLDVATDNVPIPAESLPDIAHAKTMPAAPEVGINVKCEESTGAAMSPAVATVSGHSAPLMEAKSLPSQSTLASPAVRLCESSSQPSVSTVCKPPASHVHAHVDTRQRPCDAFPGSSNPAAKPLLNSRDNATIDGMSQGSAEMDCSDDEDNNTVTRFPITNKPHDGPLRNGPTTKDDRINANNLCKELKKEHDSDMHQDCSSVTNKVNMEAVDGDKCIKTKVSVVSLAGDQWHRNEVFVSEKSKDKQSFNSDKTSTGSGSTDLQRSSALQKSTSPKLQSTRKSHKTLDSCLEKASSPNMKSEMSPHGKQAASCNEHHAKIAAVKMEHQIENEEVARHSELQRRDSVQGEDSEVDRASSSQPHSECAKGKTASEKSEHDKSKPDGSCKTSPLQNERDGQLVGSHWRDLGHAYVNRNERWERFMESEREKNNGECHGGRHAFDMTNQRMTGHRGGWRGAVPCGHPRNFRGPRMRDEFADEPIGGRRRSFEDEPGHLHRAPHRRRRSPPPDCLMREVEIDGFHGREIPEPRLLARGQIEDILDDMMEDRVFMPRSHRHRGQGDHGFIQRERSQSPAQRRGGHVHFHRGRSPEAMPRSPPLMRTERPYLPHCRHSRVHVERGGMQRNVRRCGMEGDAFEPPLHPAHLAELHAEEELAGRRKYRERRAYLRSSVSDEDEMMLSYHTEDDMEFAEAGGGPREHDGRFRNRMGHNRARGEQEDGYRHRGPQGWRDGDSNDSRPKRRRY; encoded by the exons ATGTCACTAGCGAAGAAGGAAGAG GTTTGCAGTCACCGGCTTGTGCCACGATTGGGTGAGCCGGCAGTTGGTGTGCCTATTAAGAAGAGACCTGTTCTCTTGTCTGATAGATCTGTTGCGTCTTCCATGCCGCTCTCAATAAAGCCTCCGTCTCCAGCGGAGTTGCCTGTTTCTGCTTCCGTGGCGGCTTGCAGCAATGAATCATTCTTCAATAAATCAGACACAAATGCTATCACCAAAGGTAAGGGAATCACTGATACCCAGATCCAGGACCATGCCAACAGGTCCTTTACTACGCTATTGATGACCAGTGGCCACAGAGGCTTATTTAATGCATCAAGTGAGACCCCTTCTGCCGAGAGTGCTACAAGGTGTTTTCCGTTGATTAATGAGTCGGTTGATGAATCGCAACGTCAAAAATTTTTGGCTCTGGATTTACAGTTACCATCTCATCAAAATGGCAAAGACAGTAATTATGGCTCTATTGTGAAGGAAGAGAAAGCAGACCAAGGTCTTTCTGGCCTTTCTTCAGCAGAACTCCACAATAGTGTTCATGTTGCAAGTGAAATCAATGCTTCTTCTAATTCTAACAGTAGCGATGGGAGACTACCTAACTTGGATCTGAATGTGCCGCTGGACCCAGCTGATTCACTTGAAGGTTTGCCTACTATGCATGAAAGTGGTAGTGGGTTGTATCATCATAGTACAATTCAGCGTCAGAAAGCTCAGGTAACTTCAGCGGCGCCGATTTCTACAATAAGCAGTGGACTAGGTCAGAATATTGGCAGTACTCTCAACATGTCTAATTCATATGGGCTTTCTCGTAAGAGTGGGCCAGCTGATGTTACATTAGATTTGCAACTTAAGCCACCAGCTAGACCTGAGCTAGGGATAAACTGGAAAGGACTTGTTCCTGCTCCAGAACTGAGTCTATCTCTGTTTGGTAAGCCCATGGATGAACCCAAGTCTCTCCACGTTCCTAATGCTTTATTTGATTCTGAAACTGCTGGAGGTTCCAAAAAGGGCAGCCAGGGGACTGCTGCTACACCGGGGTCAGATAAGGTGCTGCTTGAGAGAACCATGACACTTGGGCCCTGCAATGCAAATCCACAGGATAGTACATCAGCAACTGTTTCTGGAATTGATCAGATGGCATCTAATAATTTGGTGAAGAAAGAACCTGAAGAAACATCCCAACAGCATATTCTTAAGGGTGCCGAAAACGCGCATCTATTAGAAAGACAAAGTGTTGGACCAGTTAGCAATTGCGCTGAATCTGAAAAGACTGACAGTCTACCCCAAATTCCCAGTAAAACTGGGTTTGATTTGAATTCTCACATCTTTCCAAATAACAGTATCCATGATGGGCTTGATGTAGCAACTGATAATGTCCCAATACCAGCTGAAAGTTTGCCTGATATTGCCCATGCTAAGACCATGCCTGCTGCTCCTGAAGTTGGCATAAATGTGAAGTGCGAAGAATCCACAGGTGCTGCCATGAGCCCTGCGGTAGCAACAGTAAGTGGTCATTCGGCACCATTAATGGAAGCAAAATCATTGCCTTCACAAAGTACTCTTGCCAGCCCTGCTGTTCGATTATGTGAATCTTCAAGTCAGCCCTCCGTTTCTACTGTTTGCAAACCACCAGCTAGCCATGTTCATGCTCATGTGGATACGAGACAGAGGCCCTGTGATGCATTTCCAGGTTCCTCCAATCCTGCAGCTAAACCTTTGCTTAATTCTCGGGACAATGCTACTATTGATGGCATGTCACAAGGGAGTGCTGAAATGGACTGTTCAGATGATGAAGATAACAATACCGTTACACGATTTCCAATTACAAATAAGCCTCATGATGGGCCATTGAGGAATGGCCCGACTACTAAGGACGACCGTATCAATGCTAATAACTTATGCAAAGAGCTAAAGAAAGAGCATGACAGTGATATGCATCAGGACTGCTCATCTGTGACAAATAAGGTCAATATGGAGGCTGTTGATGGTGACAAGTGTATTAAAACCAAAGTCAGTGTTGTCAGCCTTGCAGGTGACCAGTGGCATCGAAATGAGGTTTTTGTTAGTGAAAAATCTAAAGACAAACAATCATTCAATTCAGATAAGACTTCCACAGGCTCTGGTTCAACAGACCTTCAAAGGTCGTCAGCTTTGCAAAAATCTACTTCTCCTAAATTGCAATCCACTAGGAAATCTCATAAGACCTTAGATAGCTGTCTTGAGAAGGCTAGCAGCCCAAAtatgaagtcagaaatgtctcCACATGGCAAGCAAGCTGCAAGTTGTAATGAGCACCATGCAAAAATTGCTGCTGTGAAGATGGAGCATCAGATCGAAAATGAAGAGGTTGCTAGGCACTCTGAATTGCAACGAAGAGATTCAGTCCAGGGCGAAGACTCAGAGGTGGACAGGGCTTCAAGCAGTCAACCACATAGTGAATGTGCCAAGGGCAAGACAGCATCTGAAAAATCAGAACATGACAAATCCAAACCTGACGGCTCATGTAAGACATCTCCTCTACAGAATGAAAGAGATGGACAGCTTGTTGGGTCACACTGGAGAGATCTGGGGCATGCTTATGTGAATAG GAATGAAAGATGGGAGAGGTTCATGGAATCTGAACGGGAAAAGAACAATGGAGAATGTCATGGCGGCAGACATGCATTTGACATGACCAACCAACGAATGACAGGGCACCGTGGTGGTTGGCGGGGTGCTGTACCCTGTGGCCATCCAAGGAACTTCCGAGGTCCAAGAATGAGAGATGAGTTTGCTGATGAACCTATTGGTGGCAGGAGACGTTCATTTGAAGATGAACCTGGGCATTTGCATCGGGCTCCACATAGGCGGCGGCGTTCACCGCCACCTGACTGCCTCATGAGAGAGGTGGAAATTGACGGCTTCCATGGAAGAGAGATTCCTGAGCCTAGGCTGCTGGCTCGCGGGCAGATAGAAGATATCTTAGATGACATGATGGAAGACAGGGTTTTTATGCCACGTTCCCATCGACACCGTGGCCAAGGTGACCATGGATTCATCCAGAGAGAGAGGAGCCAATCACCTGCACAAAGAAGGGGTGGCCATGTGCATTTCCACCGTGGACGATCACCAGAAGCGATGCCCAGATCGCCGCCATTAATGCGAACGGAGAGGCCATACTTGCCCCACTGCCGTCACAGCCGAGTCCATGTCGAGAGAGGAGGCATGCAGAGAAACGTGAGGAGATGCGGCATGGAAGGGGATGCATTCGAGCCACCACTGCATCCTGCTCACCTAGCTGAACTCCATGCAGAAGAGGAACTCGCTGGTAGAAGGAAGTATAGAGAGAGGAGAGCATATCTTCGGTCTTCGGTCAGTGACGAAGACGAGATGATGCTCTCCTACCATACAGAGGACGACATGGAATTTGCCGAAGCTGGTGGTGGTCCACGGGAGCACGATGGCCGGTTCAGGAACAGAATGGGCCATAACAGGGCTAGGGGAGAGCAAGAAGATGGGTACAGGCACCGTGGCCCTCAAGGGTGGCGAGATGGTGACTCAAATGACAGTAGACCAAAGCGGAGGAGGTACTGA
- the LOC112878175 gene encoding uncharacterized protein LOC112878175, with product MRWPPPISLRRRPFLLPALLVALYSIPGTFSLRFVTLDTVEIFTTHEWFGKPTVYFHCNGENKTYLPDVKEAHTLYTFKGEESWQPLTELPEKKCKRCGLYEEDTFKPADVFDEWEMCSSDFKDGKYTRLKENQFNATFLCPNCTASAGVHGNREPSSEVETNKASVLVIIIVSVLASVLVIIALFLGYKYWQKKKRERDQARFLKLFEEGDDLEDELGLSNEL from the exons ATGAGGTGGCCGCCGCCGATCTCGcttcgccgccgccccttcctcctccccgcCCTTCTCGTCGCCCTCTACTCGATTCCTG GGACTTTTTCATTGAGGTTTGTCACACTCGATACTGTTGAGATATTTACTACTCATGAATGGTTTGGCAAGCCAACAGTGTATTTCCATTGCAATGGAGAGAACAAGACATATTTGCCAGACGTGAAGGAGGCACACACACTGTACACCTTTAAGGGTGAAGAATCATGGCAG CCGTTAACAGAGCTTCCAGAAAAGAAATGCAAGCGATGTGGTTTGTATGAAGAGGACACATTTAAACCTGCTGATGTGTTTGATGAATGGGAGATGTGTTCCAGTGATTTCAAGGATGGAAAATACACCCGCTTAAAGGAAAACCAGTTCAATGCAACGTTCTTATGCCCAAACTGCACTGCTTCTGCTG GTGTTCATGGAAACCGTGAGCCTAGCTCCGAGGTGGAAACTAATAAGGCATCTGTTCTGGTGATCATCATAGTTAGTGTTCTTGCTTCAGTCCTTGTCATCATTGCCTTGTTTTTGGGCTACAAGTACtggcagaagaagaagagggagcGAGACCAGGCTCGATTCCTCAAGCTTTTTGAAGAGGGAGATGACCTTGAAGATGAACTGGGCCTTAGCAATGAACTCTAA